The Veillonellales bacterium genome contains the following window.
CCGGACACCTCCTAGCTTAGATTACTTCCGGCGCCAGCGAGACAATCTTCATAAAGTCTTTTTCACGCAGTTCTCTCGCTACCGGCCCAAATATACGGGTCCCTCTGGGGCTTTTATCTTCTTTAATGACAACTGCGGCATTTTCGTCAAAACGGATATAGGAACCGTCCGGACGACGCAGGCCTTTATGAGACCGTACGACTACGGCCCTGACTACTTC
Protein-coding sequences here:
- the rplN gene encoding 50S ribosomal protein L14, whose amino-acid sequence is MIQQQTMLNVADNTGAKQIMCIRVLGGSYRRYANIGDVIVAAVKDASPGGVVKKGEVVRAVVVRSHKGLRRPDGSYIRFDENAAVVIKEDKSPRGTRIFGPVARELREKDFMKIVSLAPEVI